The following DNA comes from Bacteroidetes bacterium SB0662_bin_6.
TGCGCGAAGGCGCTGCGGTGGAGGATTTCATGAAGCCTGATCGTGTGGTGATCGGTACATCGTCCCCCAAGGCGGCCGAGACGCTGGTTCTGATCTACGAGCCTTTCGTGCGTCAGGGCAATCCCATTATGGTGATGGATGAACGTTCGGCGGAACTGACGAAATATGCGGCAAATGCTTTTCTTGCGACCAAGATCACGTTTATGAATGAAATTGCGAATCTGTGCGAGCGGGTTGGCGCCAACGTCGATCATATTCGTGCCGGGATTGGTGCGGACAACCGCATCGGGAAGCACTTTTTGTATGCTGGAATCGGGTTCGGGGGAAGTTGTTTTCCCAAGGACATTCACGCGTTACGTCATACTGCGGAAGAACATTCGTATGATTTTCGCATCTTGCGCGCAGTGACCCAGGTAAATGAGCGCCAGCGTGGAATCCCCGCAGAGCTCGTGCACACGTATTTTGCAAAAGATAAGGATGGACCACCCTCGTCAGGAGAAGCGCTTGCCGGCCGGACGATCGCAGTCTGGGGGCTTTCGTTCAAACCGAATACCGACGATGTGCGCGAGGCGCCATCGCATGTAGTGATTCGAAAACTGCTTGCCGACGGCGCGCATGTTCGGGCATTCGATCCGGAAGCTATAGATGCCGCCCGGCAAAGCCTGGGCGATGCTGTGGAGTACTCGCGGGATATGTACGAGGTGCTTCTGGGCGCCGATGCACTTGTCGTGTGTACCGAATGGCACGAGTTCAGGCGCCCCGATTTCGAAAGAATGAAGGAATGCATGAAGCAACCGGTCATTTTCGATGGCCGCAACGTCTACGACCCGAAACGCATGGCGGAAATCGGATTCGATTATTTTAGCGTAGGCAGGCCGCATGTTCCGGTCCGGGATGCAGCCGTCCGGAATGTTTCATGACGAGCGGGGCCCCGCCGGCTTTCACTTTCCAGTACCAAGCCACAACGTATGTCTACAGTGAAAAAAGCTCTTATCACGGGCGTTACCGGACAGGACGGCGCGTATCTTGCCGAATTGCTCCTTGAGAAGGGGTACGAGGTGCACGGCCTCCGGCGACGCCTCAGTCGTCCCAATACGCAGCGAATAGATCACTTGATCAGCGATACGTCCACGCAGTCCGGGGGATTGATTCTGCACCATGGGGATATGGCGGATTCGACGCGGCTTACCCATATCGTTCGTTCGGTGCAGCCGGACGAGGTTTATAACCTTGCCGCACAGAGCCATGTACAGGTGAGCTTTGAAACGCCGGAATACACCACGGACGTGGATGCACTGGGGACGCTGCGTTTGCTCGAAGCGATTCGCCTGCTTGGGATGGGGGACCGTGTCCGGTTCTACCAGGCGTCCACCTCTGAACTTTTCGGCCAGGTGGCTGAAATGCCCCAGAACGAGAACACGCCGTTTCATCCTCGCAGTCCCTATGGGGTTTCCAAGTTGTATGCCTATTGGATCACCGTGAATTACCGGGAGGCCTATGGAATGTATGCATGCAACGGCATCCTGTTTAACCATGAGAGCCCGCGGCGCGGCGCGATGTTCGTGACTCGTAAGGTCACGCAAGCGGCGGCGCGGATTGCGCTCGGCCTTGACGACCGGCTGTATCTCGGCAATCTGGAGGCTCGTCGGGATTGGGGGCATGCGAAAGACTATGTGGACGCAATCTGGCGCATTCTTCAGCAGGATGAACCGGAAGACTTTGTGGTGGCCACGGGTAAGGTTCATACAGTGCGGCAGGTGTGTGAAATGGCCTTTGGTTACACGGGTATCGACCTTCATTGGGAAGGGGAGGGCGTGGAAGAAAAAGGATACGACAGAAAGACCGGCGCTTTGATCGTGGAAGTCGATCCGCATTTCTTCCGTCCTGCCGAAGTCCATCTTTTGCAGGGGGACGCCTCCAAAGCGCGCAAAAAGCTGGGATGGGTCCCCCGCTACTCGATACAGGAGATGATTGAGGAGATGGTGGAGCATGACCTTGCGTTGGTGCGCAAGAATCAGGGAAGTACTGTGGAACAGAGCGGGTAAAAGGCGCATCGTTTTTTGCGCTGCTGCACGTATGTCCTGATCACCGGTTTAAAGCATGGGCCATTATCTCGTAACAGGCGCTGCCGGGTTTATTGCATCGAAAGTGGTCGAGTTACTGCTCGACGATGGGCATACGGTTACAGGGCTCGATAATCTCAACGATGTGTACGACGTGCGTTTGAAACAATGGCGGCTGCAACGCCTGTGTTGCCCGGCATTCGATTTTCGCGAACTGGACATATGCGATCGGGAAGCGCTTCGGGAGCAGGTGTTTGAGGGGGCATCTTTTGATGCGGTGATCAATCTGGCTGCACGGGCAGGCGTCAGACAGTCCGTTGCGGATCCCCATCTGTATATACAGACCAATGTGGAGGGGGCGCTGACGTTATTGGAGTGTTGCAGGACGTTCGGCGTTGGGAAATTTGTGCAGGCCTCGACATCCGCCGTGTACGGCGCCGCGACGAAAGCGCCTTGCCGGGAAAACCAGCCGACGGATCAGCTTTTGTCTCCTTATGCCGCTTCGAAAAAGGCAGCGGAGGCCCTGTGCCATACCTATCATTGTCTGCACGACATGGATATCACCGTCTTGCGGTATTTTACAGTGTATGGACCGGCCGGTCGACCGGATATGGCACCCCTTCGTTTTGTTCGATGGATTGCGGAGGAACAGCCCCTGACCGTTTACGGAGACGGCAGGCAGTCGCGGGATTTTACGTACGTCGACGATGCGGCCCGGGGTACTATTCTGGCTCTTGGGAAGGTGGGATACGAAGTGTTCAACCTCGGTTCCGACCAGCCGGTCGTAATCCTGGATGTTATTCATATGTTTGAGGAGCTTCTGGGCAAGAAGGCCCATCTTGTTTTTGCAGCCCGGCACAAAGCCGATGTGCCCGCTACCTGGGCGAACATCTCCAAAGCGGGCGCCCTGCTGGGATGGACTCCGCAGATTGATTTTTCGGAGGGGGCAGGTCGTTTGGCCGCGTGGTATACCGAGCACCGAGACTGGGTGCGGACGATCCGGATGGATTAGTGTCCTGCGAGGACATTGCTTATGCCGGCTACCGTATTCCTCGTTCGTTTCACGTTATTGTAACACGGTATGGATAACCAGGCATCGAATGCGGAAACGCCCCATTCCGACGCGCCGTTTTTTACAGGCGTTGCCCGTGAACTGGCGGAAAAAATTTCCTCAAAAGAGGCAATTATCGGCGTTGCAGGCTTGGGCTATGTGGGGCTTCCGCTCGCGGTCGAATTCGCCGGGCGCGGATTCCGGACGATCGGTATCGACCTGAACCCTGAGCGCGCGCGCCGGATTGCCGCTGGAAATCATTTGATGGAAGGGGTTGCCGGGGAGGTATTGCACAGGGTTATTCGGGAAGGAATGTTAGAGGTGTGTACCGATTTCTCGAGAGCCGGTGAAGCGGATGTCGTGTTTATCTGTGTGCCTACGCCGATCACTACCGAAAAAAATCCCGAAATGCGGCATATCGAGTCGGCGGCGGGCGCCTTGGGACAGCGCCTTCGTCCGGGACAGTTGATCGTGTTGAAAAGCACTACGTATCCCGGAACCACCGAAGAATTGGTACAGCCCTTGCTGGAGCAGCGGAGTAAAGAGGCGGTCGGGGCGGATGATTTTGTCGCAGGCCGCAATTATTTCCTGGCGTTTTCTCCCGAACGAATCGATCCGGGCAACACGCAATTCACCACGGCGAACACCCCGGTCGTGGTGGGAGGGGTTACCCGGACCTGCACGCAACTGGCTGTGCTGGCCATGGAGCAGGTGTGCGAACAGGTGCACCCGGTTTCTTCGCCCGGAGTGGCCGAGATGGAGAAATTGCTGGAAAATATCTTTCGCTCCGTCAACATCGCGCTCCTGAACGAGTTGGCGCAATTGTGTGATCGGATGGGCGACATTTCGATCTGGGAAGTGGTAGAAGCGGCTGCCACCAAACCCTTCGGATTCTTGCCTTTTTTCCCCGGCCCCGGTCTGGGCGGGCATTGTATTCCCGTGGATCCGCATTACCTGTCCTGGTTGGCAAGACGCCATGACTTCGAAACGTCCTTTATCACGCTTTCGGCAAGGATCAACGAGACGATGCCGCATTATGTCATGGAGGCGATAATGCGGGCTATTTCCGGACAGCCTGTACAGTTGCCCGATGCCAGGGTGCTTGTGCTTGGCGTGGCGTTCAAGCGGAATGTTTCGGACACCAGGCACTCGCCGGCGCTCCGCATTATGGAATTATTGTCCCGGCGCGGCGTGACGCACCTTGCCTATAGTGATCCGTATGTTCCGGAACT
Coding sequences within:
- a CDS encoding UDP-glucose/GDP-mannose dehydrogenase family protein → MKLGVIGTGYVGLVTGTCFAEMGNDVICVDVDAQKVAQLRAGRITIFEPGLEIFFERNIREGRLRFTLDLEEAVYGCDVIFMALPTPPNEDGSADLSYVLGVAADIAVLLRKASPRAYKIIVNKSTVPVGTADRTRETLIDGGLAPGLDFDVVSNPEFLREGAAVEDFMKPDRVVIGTSSPKAAETLVLIYEPFVRQGNPIMVMDERSAELTKYAANAFLATKITFMNEIANLCERVGANVDHIRAGIGADNRIGKHFLYAGIGFGGSCFPKDIHALRHTAEEHSYDFRILRAVTQVNERQRGIPAELVHTYFAKDKDGPPSSGEALAGRTIAVWGLSFKPNTDDVREAPSHVVIRKLLADGAHVRAFDPEAIDAARQSLGDAVEYSRDMYEVLLGADALVVCTEWHEFRRPDFERMKECMKQPVIFDGRNVYDPKRMAEIGFDYFSVGRPHVPVRDAAVRNVS
- the gmd gene encoding GDP-mannose 4,6-dehydratase; this encodes MSTVKKALITGVTGQDGAYLAELLLEKGYEVHGLRRRLSRPNTQRIDHLISDTSTQSGGLILHHGDMADSTRLTHIVRSVQPDEVYNLAAQSHVQVSFETPEYTTDVDALGTLRLLEAIRLLGMGDRVRFYQASTSELFGQVAEMPQNENTPFHPRSPYGVSKLYAYWITVNYREAYGMYACNGILFNHESPRRGAMFVTRKVTQAAARIALGLDDRLYLGNLEARRDWGHAKDYVDAIWRILQQDEPEDFVVATGKVHTVRQVCEMAFGYTGIDLHWEGEGVEEKGYDRKTGALIVEVDPHFFRPAEVHLLQGDASKARKKLGWVPRYSIQEMIEEMVEHDLALVRKNQGSTVEQSG
- a CDS encoding NAD-dependent epimerase/dehydratase family protein translates to MGHYLVTGAAGFIASKVVELLLDDGHTVTGLDNLNDVYDVRLKQWRLQRLCCPAFDFRELDICDREALREQVFEGASFDAVINLAARAGVRQSVADPHLYIQTNVEGALTLLECCRTFGVGKFVQASTSAVYGAATKAPCRENQPTDQLLSPYAASKKAAEALCHTYHCLHDMDITVLRYFTVYGPAGRPDMAPLRFVRWIAEEQPLTVYGDGRQSRDFTYVDDAARGTILALGKVGYEVFNLGSDQPVVILDVIHMFEELLGKKAHLVFAARHKADVPATWANISKAGALLGWTPQIDFSEGAGRLAAWYTEHRDWVRTIRMD
- a CDS encoding nucleotide sugar dehydrogenase; translated protein: MDNQASNAETPHSDAPFFTGVARELAEKISSKEAIIGVAGLGYVGLPLAVEFAGRGFRTIGIDLNPERARRIAAGNHLMEGVAGEVLHRVIREGMLEVCTDFSRAGEADVVFICVPTPITTEKNPEMRHIESAAGALGQRLRPGQLIVLKSTTYPGTTEELVQPLLEQRSKEAVGADDFVAGRNYFLAFSPERIDPGNTQFTTANTPVVVGGVTRTCTQLAVLAMEQVCEQVHPVSSPGVAEMEKLLENIFRSVNIALLNELAQLCDRMGDISIWEVVEAAATKPFGFLPFFPGPGLGGHCIPVDPHYLSWLARRHDFETSFITLSARINETMPHYVMEAIMRAISGQPVQLPDARVLVLGVAFKRNVSDTRHSPALRIMELLSRRGVTHLAYSDPYVPELEVPGTGLQLRSVTLTEKMLQSFDVVVIVTDHSAFPYADIAEQARCIVDTRNALKDIVCDREKIMLLGGGDF